Proteins from one Acipenser ruthenus unplaced genomic scaffold, fAciRut3.2 maternal haplotype, whole genome shotgun sequence genomic window:
- the LOC131728252 gene encoding extracellular calcium-sensing receptor-like — MVTHYQAGHVVLGALFPIHSKGIKEEQTFQAQPGKLQCEGINFRAFRWSQAMIFIIEEINRNKTLLPNVTLGYKFYDTCGIAFQSVRSTLALINGPEDNDAKKCNGAPSVPVIIGDSGSSLSIAVLRVLKLFSVPLVSYFASCACLGNHHEFPTFFRTVPSDLNQASALANLVQRFGWTWVGTIAVDDDYGRSGIQMFHDEVTKLGICIAYTVIIPKLVSKEKVVQIVEIIKKSTAKVIVAFAIEDDIKPLIEEIVLQNITDRQWIASEAWITSALISKKEHLISLGGTIGFAIRKAEIPEFKDFLLKLNPLEKPYNLFAREFWETLFQCSFKTADPVSNHSVASHALYNKTCTGKENLKESASIYSDVTQLRVTYNLHKAIYAVAHALHNLQACENSKGPFFNKTCADIYNVQPWQVVHYLNEVKFTNQFGEEVYFDENGDSVGSYDIINWQRNPDGSTKYMTVGRFDAAAPLEQQIVLDEDKIIWNGGQSEVPKSVCTDSCPSGYRKAARVGQPVCCYDCVPCADGTISITTDAVECIPCLLEYWSNKERNSCIPKEIEYLSFADIVGIISVTISILGAVLTTAVAAIFLKNKNTPIVRANNSELSFLLLISLVFCFLCAITFVGQPTAWACKLRRTSFSISFVLCLSCVLSKTVVVLMAFKATLPGNNVMKWFGPTQQRFSVFLCTGVQVVICIVWLTVSPPFAFKNTRHYNNRIILECDLGSVTLFCCVLGYIGFLACVCFALAFLARKLPDNFNEAKFITFSMLIFCAVWITFIPAYISSPGKYTVAVEIFAILSSSFGLLLCIFTPKCYIILFKPENNSRKYLMSRAN; from the exons AATTAATTTCAGAGCATTCCGCTGGTCACAAGCAATGATTTTTATTATAGAGGAGATAAACAGGAACAAGACACTTCTACCTAATGTCACCCTTGGTTACAAATTCTATGATACATGTGGTATAGCATTTCAGTCAGTAAGGTCTACATTAGCATTGATAAATGGACCAGAAGACAATGATGCAAAGAAGTGTAATGGTGCACCTTCTGTGCCAGTAATAATAGGTGACTCTGGATCATCACTCTCAATAGCAGTTCTAAGGGTACTGAAATTGTTCAGTGTTCCTTTG GTTAGCTATTTTGCATCCTGTGCTTGCCTTGGTAACCACCATGAGTTTCCTACTTTCTTTCGAACAGTTCCAAGTGATTTAAACCAGGCCAGTGCTTTAGCGAATCTTGTGCAACGTTTTGGGTGGACTTGGGTGGGGACAATTGCAGTAGATGATGATTACGGTCGAAGTGGAATTCAGATGTTTCATGATGAAGTTACCAAACTGGGGATTTGTATTGCTTATACAGTAATTATTCCAAAATTGGTCTCTAAAGAAAAAGTAGTCCAAATTGTGGAAATAATCAAGAAGTCCACAGCAAAAGTCATTGTGGCGTTTGCCATTGAAGATGATATAAAACCATTGATTGAAGAGATTGTACTGCAAAACATCACCGATAGACAATGGATTGCAAGCGAAGCCTGGATAACATCTGCATTAATCTCTAAGAAAGAACATTTAATTTCCTTGGGGGGAACAATTGGTTTTGCAATCCGGAAAGCAGAAATACCAGAATTTAAAGACTTCCTTTTAAAACTCAATCCTTTAGAAAAACCTTACAATTTGTTTGCCAGAGAGTTTTGGGAAACACTATTTCAGTgttcttttaaaacagcagacCCAGTTTCAAACCATTCTGTTGCTTCACATGCACTATACAACAAGACCTGCACAGGAAAAGAAAATTTAAAAGAAAGTGCAAGCATTTACAGTGATGTAACACAACTCAGAGTAACTTATAATCTACACAAAGCTATCTATGCGGTAGCCCACGCTCTTCACAATTTGCAAGCCTGTGAAAATAGTAAAggtccattttttaataaaacatgtgcAGACATATATAATGTACAACCCTGGCAG GTTGTACACTATCTTAATGAAGTAAAATTTACCAACCAATTTGGAGAAGAGGTATATTTTGATGAAAATGGGGATTCTGTGGGGTCCTATGACATTATCAACTGGCAAAGAAATCCAGATGGTTCCACTAAATACATGACAGTAGGACGTTTTGATGCAGCTGCACCTTTGGAGCAACAAATTGTCTTAGATGAAGATAAAATCATATGGAATGGGGGGCAGTCTGAG GTTCCCAAGTCAGTGTGCACAGACAGCTGCCCTTCAGGTTACAGAAAGGCAGCCCGTGTGGGCCAACCTGTTTGTTGCTATGATTGTGTGCCGTGTGCTGATGGGACAATTAGCATTACGACAG ATGCGGTGGAATGTATTCCTTGTCTTTTAGAATATTGGTCCAACAAGGAAAGAAACAGCTGTATTCCAAAAGAAATTGAGTACCTCTCATTCGCTGACATTGTGGGAATCATATCAGTGACCATTTCAATACTTGGAGCTGTCTTGACAACAGCTGTAGCTGCAATtttcttgaaaaacaaaaacaccccgATTGTCCGTGCCAACAATTCTGAGCTCAGCTTCCTTCTGCTGATTTCACTCGTATTTTGTTTCTTGTGTGCCATTACTTTTGTTGGTCAGCCTACAGCATGGGCCTGCAAGTTAAGACGTACCTCGTTTAGTATCAGTTTTGTTCTCTGTCTTTCATGTGTGCTTAGTAAAACTGTTGTGGTACTCATGGCTTTCAAAGCAACTCTACCTGGGAATAATGTTATGAAATGGTTTGGCCCCACGCAACAGAGGTTCAGTGTGTTTCTCTGTACAGGTGTTCAAGTAGTCATTTGCATTGTATGGCTAACTGTATCTCCTccatttgcatttaaaaataccAGACACTATAACAATAGGATTATTCTGGAATGTGACTTGGGGTCAGTAACGTTATTTTGCTGTGTGTTGGGATATATTGGCTTTTTAGCATGCGTTTGCTTTGCACTTGCTTTCTTAGCACGAAAGCTGCCAGATAATTTTAATGAAGCTAAGTTTATCACTTTCAGCATGCTAATATTTTGTGCTGTTTGGATCACATTTATCCCGGCTTATATCAGCTCCCCAGGGAAGTATACTGTCGCTGtagaaatatttgctattttgtCGTCAAGCTTTGGCTTGCTTCTCTGTATCTTTACTCCAAAATGCTACATTATTTTATTCAAACCCGAGAACAATTCCCGAAAATATCTGATGTCTAGAGCAAACTAA